The genome window TCTACGACGCCGCGGGCGTGCCGCAGGGGCTGGCGTTCGCCCCCGGCGGCGCGAACGCGGTGGTCACCGTGCGGGTGATCCACCCCTATCGCTACATCACGCCGCTGATCGGCCGGGCGATGGGGGGCGGGGCCGCCGCCGTGCCGCTGATCTCGACGGCGGTGATGCGCACGGAGCCATTCTCGTGAGCCGCCGACTCGCCGCCCTGCCGCGCGACACCCGCGGCGCGATCGCGGTGGAATACGCGCTGCTGCTGCCGGCGATGATCGCGGCGCTGCTCGGCACCGTCGAAACCTTCGGCGCGGTGCAGGCATACGGCAAGGCGGTTTCGGCGGCGCAGACGGTGGCCGACCTCACCGCCCGCGCCGACGTTCAGACCGCCGCCGGGATGACCGCGATCGCCACCGCGGCGCAACGGGTGATGGACCCGTTGCCGAGCACCGCCGAGACCATGGGGATCCGCGTCGAAAGCGTGGTGTTCGGCAGCACCGGCGCGCCCGCCACGGCGTGGACCTACACCTGGGGCTCGGGGGCGGCGGCGGTGCCCGCGTCGGCGGCGGCCGGGCTCGGCAAGCCCGGCGAGAGCGTGGTGACGGTGTCGTTCCGCTACGCGCACGCGCCGCTGCTGCGCGATATCTTCGGCACCCTGACGTTCCGCGAAATCGCGGTGGCGCGCCCGCGCACCACCCGCGTCATTCCCTTCTCCGGCTGACGGGAGAGGCATCATGCTGCGGTTGCGACGGTTCGGTTCGAGGTTTCGCCCGCTGCTCCGCGACGAGCGCGGCGGGGTTGCGGTGATCTTCGCGGTGACGCTGATCCCGATGCTGCTGGCGATCGGTCTCGCGGTCGACACCGCGCGCGCCTACGCGGTGAAGAGCCGGTTGCAGCAGGCGCTGGACGCGGCCGCGCTCGCGGTCGGCTCCTCCACCGGCACCGCGGCGGAAATGCAGGCGCTGGCGCAGAAGTTCTTCGACGCCAATTTCAGGGCCGACGGTCTCGCCACCGCGTCGAGCATCCAGGTCACGGTCAACGGCGACACCATCGTCGCCGACGGTGCGGCGACCGTCGATTCGACGCTGATGGCTCTCGGCGGCTTCGGCGCGATCCGGGTGGTCGAGCATTCCGAGGTGGTGCGGGCGATCCGCGGCCTCGAACTGGCGATGGTGCTGGACAACACCGGCTCGATGACCTCCAACGACAACATCGGCGCCCTGCGCGAGGCGGCGCGCGAGCTTACCGGCATCCTGTTCGGCAACCAGACCCTGCACCCCACGCTGCGGATCGCGCTGGTGCCGTATTCCGCCTCGGTCAATCCCGGCCGGGTGGCGGAAAGCCTGATCTCCGGCAGCACCGCGGTCGATCCCGCCCGGGCGCTCGGGTGGAAGGGGTGCGTGGTCGAGCGTGCCGGGGCCAACGCCGTCGCCGACACTCCCGCCGCGACGCGGACCTGGACGCCGTACAAGTGGCTGCCCTCGGTCGACAACGACTACAACGCGTCGAGCCCCTCGACGGTGCGCGCCGATCCCTCCTACGGCAACGGCGGC of uncultured Alphaproteobacteria bacterium contains these proteins:
- a CDS encoding conserved hypothetical protein (Evidence 4 : Homologs of previously reported genes of unknown function), with product MSRRLAALPRDTRGAIAVEYALLLPAMIAALLGTVETFGAVQAYGKAVSAAQTVADLTARADVQTAAGMTAIATAAQRVMDPLPSTAETMGIRVESVVFGSTGAPATAWTYTWGSGAAAVPASAAAGLGKPGESVVTVSFRYAHAPLLRDIFGTLTFREIAVARPRTTRVIPFSG
- a CDS encoding conserved exported hypothetical protein (Evidence 4 : Homologs of previously reported genes of unknown function), whose translation is MLRLRRFGSRFRPLLRDERGGVAVIFAVTLIPMLLAIGLAVDTARAYAVKSRLQQALDAAALAVGSSTGTAAEMQALAQKFFDANFRADGLATASSIQVTVNGDTIVADGAATVDSTLMALGGFGAIRVVEHSEVVRAIRGLELAMVLDNTGSMTSNDNIGALREAARELTGILFGNQTLHPTLRIALVPYSASVNPGRVAESLISGSTAVDPARALGWKGCVVERAGANAVADTPAATRTWTPYKWLPSVDNDYNASSPSTVRADPSYGNGGTGPNLGCPTAITPLTNDKAVIDAAIDAMRAWSRGGTFSDIGMAWGLRVLSPEPPFTEGLPWGTAKWDKAAILMTDGENQFFKLSGRSGPNEANPAVNSDYTGYGRLDELGRIGTTNLSSARTVINTRMADVCRAMKAKGIVIYTITFTSGISDATRELYRTCASTPQKYFDSPTQTELRASFRAIATELSQLRLSL